From a single Bacteroidia bacterium genomic region:
- a CDS encoding DsrE/DsrF/DrsH-like family protein: MDTENKAPVKKMLLILSKATLENVYACFVLANGARMEGIEAEIFFTFFGLEALNKKQMNHLHVATVGNPAMHIPTMLGGLPGMEALATTMMKKEMEKLDMPEVEEFLYILSASGVKLWACKLAMEMFHLEENDLFEEMDGVLTVGGFYERAAGEGTHLLFI; this comes from the coding sequence ATGGATACTGAAAATAAAGCCCCGGTCAAAAAAATGCTTTTGATACTTTCGAAAGCTACGCTTGAGAATGTTTACGCCTGCTTCGTACTTGCCAATGGAGCACGTATGGAAGGAATTGAAGCCGAAATCTTCTTCACCTTCTTCGGGCTGGAAGCGCTCAACAAAAAACAAATGAACCACCTTCATGTGGCTACCGTAGGTAACCCTGCCATGCACATCCCGACTATGCTCGGCGGATTGCCCGGCATGGAAGCGCTCGCCACCACTATGATGAAAAAAGAAATGGAAAAACTCGATATGCCTGAAGTGGAAGAATTTCTCTATATCCTTTCGGCTTCAGGTGTAAAACTCTGGGCCTGCAAACTCGCGATGGAAATGTTTCATCTGGAGGAAAACGATCTCTTCGAAGAAATGGATGGCGTACTGACTGTCGGCGGTTTCTATGAAAGAGCCGCAGGAGAAGGTACTCACCTGCTTTTCATTTGA
- the alaS gene encoding alanine--tRNA ligase: protein MKSSKNIRKSYLEFFNQKIHQIVKSAPIVIKNDPTLMFTNAGMNQFKDIFLGLKIPTHKRVADTQKCLRVSGKHNDLEEVGHDTYHHTMFEMLGNWSFGDYYKKEAIEWAWELLTNVFGIEKDRLYVTVFGGDKNDHIDPDTDAENEWKKWISPDRILRFGKKDNFWEMGDVGPSGPCSEIHVDIRSDEERQQVDGAALVNNDHPQVVEIWNLVFIQFNRLADGSLQELPDKHIDTGMGFERLSMVLQGKRSTYDTDIFDNTRAFLERKTGIAYASATEAQQVAFRVVVDHIRAIVFTIADGQIPSNTGAGYVIRRILRRASRYAFSYLNLTEPFLYEMIAILAQDYDGVFEEVAAQNDFIARIIHEEEKGFLRKLESGSQMFEEYLRNHPGNEDIDGGFAFKLYDTYGFPIDLTRLMAKEKGREVDMAGFEKNLEAQQTRSRQATEMTAGDWVIVKPSQDLPRFLGYDTLSLETSILQYRTIKTQNKSLFQIVLEETPFYGESGGQVGDKGTISNGKESIYVVDTKKENELIVHLVDKLPVDPSGEWTASVNPAFRQKVMANHSATHLLHAALRNILGTHVEQRGSLVSDKSLRFDFSHFAKVTDEEIAQIEAQVNAKIAEGIPLTEYRNKPIEEAKAMGAMALFGEKYGDMVRVIVFDPEYSVELCGGTHVANTRDVRMFKLVSEASVAAGIRRVEAYTADGAFNYLFEKATTLDRIADMLKSPGNPEKAVEELQHKNRELEKELQQFRTAQVGRLKDELIQRAESHGAIQVIRSKVEVSSAEDLKQLSYDLKKSTQNTLIVLGAVINDKPLLSVIMTDDLAESNKYHAGEMIRTLAREIQGGGGGQPFYATAGGKNAAGISSALAKVTELL from the coding sequence ATGAAATCTTCAAAAAATATACGCAAATCTTATCTTGAATTCTTTAACCAAAAAATACACCAGATAGTAAAATCTGCGCCAATAGTCATAAAAAATGACCCTACGCTGATGTTTACCAACGCGGGTATGAATCAGTTTAAGGACATATTCCTGGGATTGAAAATTCCAACCCATAAACGAGTGGCCGATACACAGAAGTGTTTGAGGGTTTCTGGCAAACACAATGACCTCGAAGAAGTCGGTCACGACACCTATCATCACACCATGTTTGAGATGTTAGGAAATTGGTCGTTTGGTGACTATTATAAGAAAGAAGCCATAGAATGGGCCTGGGAATTACTTACGAATGTATTCGGAATTGAAAAAGATCGCCTGTATGTTACCGTTTTCGGTGGCGATAAAAACGATCATATCGACCCCGATACAGATGCCGAAAACGAATGGAAAAAATGGATTTCCCCAGATCGCATTCTGCGATTTGGAAAAAAAGACAACTTCTGGGAAATGGGCGACGTGGGTCCGTCCGGACCTTGTTCTGAAATTCATGTCGACATTCGCTCCGATGAAGAACGCCAACAAGTTGACGGTGCCGCTCTCGTCAACAATGATCACCCGCAGGTCGTCGAAATCTGGAACCTTGTGTTTATCCAGTTCAACCGCCTCGCCGATGGTTCGCTTCAGGAACTTCCCGACAAGCATATTGACACCGGCATGGGCTTCGAACGCCTTTCCATGGTGCTTCAGGGAAAACGTTCTACCTATGATACGGATATATTTGACAACACCCGGGCCTTCCTCGAAAGAAAAACAGGGATTGCCTACGCTTCAGCTACAGAAGCACAACAGGTAGCTTTCCGCGTAGTCGTGGATCATATCCGGGCAATTGTATTTACCATCGCCGACGGGCAAATTCCCTCCAATACCGGCGCCGGATATGTCATTCGCCGTATTCTGCGGCGTGCTTCGCGATATGCGTTTTCGTATCTGAACCTCACCGAACCCTTCCTCTACGAAATGATCGCCATCCTGGCCCAGGATTATGATGGGGTATTTGAGGAAGTTGCCGCTCAGAACGATTTCATTGCGCGTATCATCCATGAGGAGGAAAAAGGGTTCCTCCGAAAACTGGAAAGCGGTTCTCAGATGTTTGAAGAATATCTCCGAAACCACCCGGGAAATGAGGATATCGATGGCGGATTTGCCTTTAAACTATATGATACCTATGGTTTCCCCATCGACCTTACCCGCCTCATGGCAAAAGAAAAAGGACGGGAGGTGGATATGGCCGGTTTCGAAAAAAATCTCGAAGCCCAGCAAACCCGAAGCCGTCAGGCTACAGAAATGACCGCCGGTGACTGGGTAATCGTCAAACCTTCACAGGATCTGCCCAGATTCCTGGGCTATGATACGCTCAGCCTTGAAACTTCTATTCTTCAATACCGAACGATCAAAACGCAAAATAAATCGCTGTTTCAGATCGTGCTCGAAGAAACGCCTTTTTACGGTGAAAGTGGCGGGCAGGTCGGCGATAAGGGCACAATTTCCAATGGGAAAGAATCTATCTATGTCGTAGATACCAAAAAGGAAAATGAACTCATTGTTCACCTCGTAGATAAACTGCCCGTAGATCCTTCCGGTGAATGGACGGCATCTGTCAATCCGGCCTTCCGGCAGAAAGTAATGGCCAACCACTCTGCCACTCACCTGCTCCATGCAGCCCTGAGAAATATTCTCGGTACTCATGTTGAGCAGCGGGGTTCGCTTGTGTCGGACAAATCCCTGCGGTTTGACTTCTCTCATTTTGCGAAAGTGACGGATGAGGAAATCGCACAAATAGAAGCGCAGGTAAATGCCAAAATCGCAGAAGGAATTCCGCTGACCGAATACCGCAACAAACCCATTGAGGAGGCCAAAGCCATGGGTGCAATGGCGCTATTCGGAGAAAAATACGGAGATATGGTGAGAGTCATTGTCTTTGACCCGGAATATAGCGTGGAACTCTGCGGTGGCACACACGTAGCCAATACCCGCGATGTCAGGATGTTTAAACTGGTGTCCGAAGCTTCAGTTGCCGCCGGCATTCGCCGGGTGGAAGCCTATACGGCCGACGGCGCTTTCAACTATCTGTTTGAAAAAGCCACCACACTTGACAGAATTGCCGATATGCTCAAATCTCCCGGCAACCCCGAAAAGGCTGTCGAAGAACTTCAGCACAAAAACCGCGAACTGGAAAAAGAACTTCAGCAATTCCGCACCGCGCAGGTGGGGAGATTAAAAGACGAACTGATCCAACGCGCTGAGTCTCACGGGGCGATTCAGGTGATTCGCAGCAAAGTAGAGGTTTCCAGTGCAGAAGATCTCAAGCAGTTGTCCTATGATCTGAAAAAATCCACTCAAAATACACTGATTGTACTGGGTGCCGTGATCAACGACAAACCCCTGCTGAGTGTCATCATGACTGACGACCTTGCCGAATCCAATAAGTATCATGCAGGCGAAATGATCCGTACCCTCGCCCGTGAAATTCAGGGAGGTGGCGGTGGCCAGCCGTTTTATGCTACGGCCGGTGGGAAAAATGCAGCGGGAATAAGCAGCGCACTCGCAAAAGTGACCGAGCTGTTATAG
- a CDS encoding M23 family metallopeptidase, with amino-acid sequence MAKRIRYYYDEETCTFEPERITIASMGRKALSYISVSGLLAVMGLALYFFVLDDPKHAYLKSQNTMLQGRVADLDGQLAALEGQVDALHEQDNKFYRSLLNSDRIDDGYWNGGIGGAANYKKSDQPDALREAEKRLDLLNNKVKIQNKSYDVLFSLLAEKEDELRHTPAIKPVPGRIISGFGMRMHPIHGFRKMHTGLDMQANTGTAVHASADGIVKLAGTSRGGYGKQIEIDHGGYGYVTKYAHLSEIAVNQGDKVKRGDVIGYTGNTGLSKGPHLHYEIIKNGGKIDPIDYFYGDLTPEEYVALREQATLDTASMD; translated from the coding sequence ATGGCAAAGAGAATACGTTACTACTATGACGAAGAGACCTGTACTTTTGAGCCAGAGCGAATAACCATCGCGTCCATGGGACGCAAAGCGTTATCGTATATTTCGGTCTCCGGGTTGTTAGCAGTTATGGGGCTTGCTCTCTATTTTTTTGTGTTAGATGATCCGAAACATGCGTACCTGAAATCTCAGAATACCATGCTTCAGGGACGTGTAGCAGATCTTGACGGCCAGCTTGCGGCTTTAGAAGGCCAGGTGGACGCATTGCACGAGCAAGACAATAAGTTCTATCGCAGCCTGCTAAACTCTGATCGCATCGACGATGGCTACTGGAATGGTGGTATCGGTGGTGCAGCCAACTACAAAAAGTCTGATCAGCCCGACGCACTGCGTGAAGCAGAAAAAAGATTAGATCTTCTTAATAATAAAGTGAAGATTCAGAACAAAAGCTATGATGTTTTGTTCAGTCTTCTCGCTGAAAAAGAAGATGAGTTGAGACATACGCCGGCAATTAAGCCTGTTCCAGGTCGGATTATCTCTGGTTTCGGAATGCGTATGCACCCGATCCATGGCTTCCGCAAAATGCATACAGGTCTTGATATGCAGGCAAATACAGGTACTGCTGTTCATGCAAGTGCCGATGGTATTGTCAAACTGGCAGGAACCAGCCGGGGTGGTTATGGAAAACAAATCGAAATTGATCACGGAGGCTACGGTTACGTAACCAAATACGCTCACCTCTCCGAAATTGCGGTCAATCAGGGGGATAAGGTAAAACGCGGCGATGTTATCGGTTATACAGGTAACACCGGCCTCTCCAAAGGTCCCCACCTCCACTATGAAATCATTAAAAATGGTGGAAAAATTGATCCGATCGATTATTTCTATGGCGACCTTACGCCTGAAGAATATGTAGCACTGCGGGAACAGGCCACTCTGGATACAGCATCCATGGACTGA
- a CDS encoding lysophospholipid acyltransferase family protein has product MKLFRALFRLFLFAGIMSYRLIGALITSRIYPDKPEKVMIHMHKWAKHTLAFMGIEVEVSGTLPQQAGLVMPNHRSYIDIIFFPVFVRNACFVAKAGVLWWPIVGAGAKIVGTIFVDRSNKDSRRQTREDIKKRLAEGYSVVVFPEGTTYKMPELGKFNPGMFFAAAEGNIPVIPVAIEYEDRDDAWVGNDTFFPHFFKTFGKKRSKVKLVFGEVMTDTDGEKLLNDVRSWIGGQLTQIQKTWEMKV; this is encoded by the coding sequence ATGAAGCTATTTCGCGCATTGTTTCGATTGTTTTTGTTTGCTGGGATAATGAGTTACCGCCTGATCGGTGCTTTAATCACCAGCCGCATATATCCGGACAAACCGGAAAAAGTAATGATCCATATGCATAAATGGGCCAAACATACCCTGGCGTTTATGGGTATTGAGGTAGAGGTAAGCGGCACGCTGCCGCAACAGGCCGGTCTGGTCATGCCCAATCACCGATCATATATTGATATTATTTTTTTCCCGGTCTTTGTTCGCAATGCCTGTTTTGTTGCAAAAGCGGGTGTTTTGTGGTGGCCGATTGTGGGCGCAGGTGCAAAGATTGTCGGGACGATATTTGTCGATCGTTCCAATAAAGACAGCCGGCGGCAGACCCGGGAGGATATCAAAAAGCGGTTGGCAGAGGGGTATTCGGTAGTTGTATTTCCCGAAGGCACTACTTATAAGATGCCCGAATTGGGGAAGTTTAACCCCGGGATGTTTTTTGCGGCAGCGGAGGGAAATATTCCGGTGATCCCAGTAGCGATTGAGTATGAAGATCGTGATGATGCGTGGGTGGGAAATGATACATTTTTCCCCCATTTTTTTAAAACATTTGGGAAAAAGCGGTCGAAGGTGAAACTTGTTTTTGGCGAAGTGATGACGGATACGGATGGAGAAAAACTGCTCAATGATGTCCGGTCATGGATAGGGGGGCAATTAACCCAGATACAAAAAACCTGGGAAATGAAGGTCTAA
- a CDS encoding MerR family transcriptional regulator translates to MQEPIKKQYYTIGEVARELDLTTSLIRFWETEFREINPKKNRKGNRVYTDKDIDTLRKIHYLLKVRKFTIKGAKDRLKNENVIVEQEIQTRETLLRLKSFLLELKSSL, encoded by the coding sequence ATGCAGGAGCCGATTAAAAAACAGTATTACACCATCGGAGAGGTTGCCAGGGAACTTGACCTGACAACCTCTCTGATTCGTTTTTGGGAAACGGAGTTTCGTGAAATCAATCCCAAAAAAAATCGCAAGGGAAACCGCGTCTATACGGATAAAGATATAGATACCCTCCGCAAAATCCATTACCTCCTCAAAGTCAGGAAGTTTACCATTAAAGGGGCCAAGGACCGCCTCAAAAATGAGAATGTCATCGTGGAGCAGGAAATCCAGACCCGCGAAACGCTGCTGAGACTCAAATCTTTTTTGCTGGAACTTAAATCTTCTCTCTGA
- a CDS encoding PAS domain-containing protein yields the protein MGHQKNVQASVTLNEDQNSGSYIKCRIDTEGLILWVNPEVTQLLGFTAAEMIGQPFTRFIFHEDIPASLAEFEKIQQGFPAIHYDNRWVHQNGDILWLSWSCIYDDSLKATFVTGKNITYQYHQNFLMQMKDQMIYDLNLALNESNIVVKTDPRGVITYVNKQFCEVSGYSEEELIGKPHRIVNSGYHSKEFFKQFWQTIKKGEIWKGEIRNRKKNGDIY from the coding sequence ATGGGACATCAGAAGAACGTTCAAGCATCGGTGACTCTCAATGAGGACCAGAACAGCGGTTCTTATATAAAATGTAGGATTGATACAGAGGGGCTCATCTTATGGGTAAATCCAGAAGTAACTCAACTGCTGGGGTTTACGGCAGCAGAAATGATCGGACAACCATTCACCCGCTTCATTTTTCATGAAGATATCCCGGCTAGTTTAGCGGAATTTGAGAAAATCCAACAGGGGTTTCCTGCCATTCATTATGACAACCGCTGGGTTCACCAAAATGGGGATATTCTTTGGCTTTCCTGGAGTTGTATCTATGACGATTCTTTAAAGGCGACTTTTGTTACGGGAAAGAATATCACTTATCAGTACCATCAGAACTTCCTCATGCAGATGAAAGATCAGATGATCTATGATCTGAATCTTGCGCTCAACGAATCAAATATAGTTGTAAAAACAGATCCACGGGGAGTTATCACCTACGTCAACAAGCAGTTTTGCGAAGTCAGTGGCTACTCAGAAGAAGAATTAATCGGCAAACCCCACCGAATCGTCAACTCTGGTTACCACAGTAAGGAATTTTTTAAACAATTCTGGCAAACGATAAAGAAAGGCGAAATCTGGAAAGGGGAAATCAGGAACAGAAAAAAAAATGGGGATATCTACTGA
- a CDS encoding TusE/DsrC/DsvC family sulfur relay protein, producing MEKLIVGNPVKVNEEGYLTDFSQWTKSVGEAIALEEGIDLTPEHWQVINYLQDQYRQSVALSIRKIGNSGVVTIKDFYRLFPKGPLKISSKIAGIPKPASCI from the coding sequence ATGGAAAAATTAATCGTAGGAAACCCCGTAAAAGTCAACGAAGAAGGATATCTCACAGACTTTTCACAATGGACCAAATCTGTAGGCGAAGCGATTGCGCTTGAAGAAGGTATTGATCTCACACCAGAACACTGGCAGGTAATCAATTATCTTCAGGATCAATACCGGCAAAGTGTCGCCCTTTCTATCCGTAAGATTGGTAACAGCGGTGTGGTAACCATCAAAGATTTTTACCGCCTGTTTCCCAAAGGTCCGCTAAAAATATCAAGTAAAATTGCCGGTATTCCGAAACCAGCAAGCTGTATCTGA
- a CDS encoding FAD/NAD(P)-binding oxidoreductase, translating to MKRLLILGAGTAGTMMANHLRSRLHTDEWNITLVDQEKTHYYQPGFIFLPFDIYTPEMVQKPIEKPLPGHVSLIQEKIEKIVPENNQVALANGSLLDYDILIIATGTKITPSETEGMLGDHWHKDIFDFYTFEGALALRNKLREWKGGKLVVHICEMPIKCPVAPLEFSFLADSYFTGKGMRDKVEISYVTPLSGAFTKPKATAALNYLLEEKNVNIIPDFNIEHVDSDNKKIVDYMGNEVPYDLLVTIPVNMGDPLMARSGIGDEMNFVPTNKNTLQTTIKENIFAIGDATNLPTSKAGSVAHFEAEILTENIMRYINGEPLQEEFDGHANCFIETGHDKALLIDFNYTQEPVEGVFPFPGVGPLKLLKESKLNHVGKMAFRWIYWHMLLKGRPIPFVSATMQKSGKKLELAE from the coding sequence ATGAAAAGGCTACTCATACTGGGAGCAGGAACAGCAGGAACCATGATGGCAAACCACCTTCGCTCCCGGCTGCATACCGACGAATGGAACATCACGCTGGTGGATCAGGAGAAAACCCACTACTATCAGCCCGGATTTATTTTCCTGCCTTTTGATATATATACCCCTGAAATGGTACAGAAGCCCATAGAGAAACCGCTTCCCGGCCATGTATCGCTGATTCAGGAAAAAATTGAAAAAATTGTTCCTGAAAATAATCAGGTAGCGCTTGCCAATGGTAGTCTGCTGGATTATGACATCCTGATTATCGCTACAGGCACCAAAATCACGCCTTCCGAAACAGAAGGAATGCTGGGCGACCATTGGCATAAAGATATATTTGACTTCTATACCTTCGAAGGTGCGCTGGCATTGAGAAATAAACTTCGCGAATGGAAAGGCGGGAAACTCGTCGTTCATATCTGCGAAATGCCGATCAAATGCCCTGTTGCTCCGCTGGAGTTTTCATTCCTTGCCGACAGCTATTTTACAGGTAAAGGCATGCGCGACAAAGTCGAAATCTCCTATGTAACGCCGCTTTCGGGTGCATTTACCAAACCCAAAGCTACGGCCGCGCTCAACTATTTGCTGGAGGAGAAAAATGTAAACATCATACCTGATTTTAACATTGAGCATGTTGACAGCGACAACAAAAAAATTGTTGACTATATGGGAAATGAAGTGCCCTATGACCTGCTGGTCACGATTCCCGTCAATATGGGCGACCCGCTGATGGCACGATCAGGTATCGGCGATGAAATGAATTTTGTACCCACCAATAAAAACACCCTACAGACAACCATCAAAGAGAATATTTTCGCGATAGGAGATGCGACCAATCTCCCCACATCCAAGGCAGGATCTGTTGCACATTTTGAAGCAGAAATTCTGACCGAAAATATTATGCGATATATCAATGGAGAACCGCTTCAGGAAGAATTTGACGGTCATGCCAATTGTTTTATTGAAACCGGCCACGACAAAGCCCTGCTGATTGACTTTAACTATACTCAGGAACCGGTAGAAGGTGTTTTCCCCTTTCCGGGTGTAGGGCCGTTGAAACTCCTGAAGGAAAGCAAGTTAAATCATGTGGGCAAAATGGCCTTCCGATGGATTTACTGGCATATGCTTCTCAAGGGCAGACCAATCCCCTTTGTCTCTGCGACGATGCAGAAATCAGGCAAAAAACTCGAATTAGCAGAATAA
- a CDS encoding response regulator: MNRFSFITSHNLRAPVANIIGLMQMLKEGRVKTEEIPLWIENVLKVGEELNSIVHDLNHALSVYAEADNPMTFYQQRIRKPEDTRTVFIIDDDAVTNLIHTRIAAKETPTVKVKSYNDARNALSEIAEGTEKPDLILVDINMPEMDAWQFLTALEALPRDRTEGIDIVVLSSSIFSEDKIKAQSFPLVRDFYSKPLTRESYREIFFGKNAS; this comes from the coding sequence ATGAATCGGTTTTCTTTTATTACCTCTCATAATCTTCGGGCGCCTGTTGCCAATATCATCGGATTGATGCAAATGCTAAAGGAGGGACGTGTAAAGACGGAAGAAATTCCTCTATGGATAGAGAATGTGCTAAAAGTGGGAGAAGAGTTAAACAGCATTGTCCACGATCTCAATCATGCTTTGTCGGTATATGCAGAGGCCGATAACCCTATGACTTTTTATCAGCAAAGAATCAGAAAGCCCGAAGATACCCGCACAGTATTTATTATTGATGACGACGCTGTGACCAATTTAATCCATACCCGAATTGCAGCCAAAGAAACCCCAACCGTAAAGGTAAAGTCCTACAACGATGCCCGAAACGCACTGTCAGAAATCGCTGAAGGAACGGAAAAACCGGACCTGATACTGGTGGATATCAACATGCCGGAAATGGATGCCTGGCAGTTTTTGACAGCGCTCGAAGCTCTACCCCGGGATCGTACTGAAGGAATTGATATCGTAGTACTTTCCTCTTCGATCTTTTCTGAGGATAAGATCAAAGCACAATCTTTTCCCCTGGTCAGAGATTTTTACTCCAAACCATTGACAAGAGAATCGTACCGGGAGATTTTCTTTGGAAAAAATGCCAGCTAA